Part of the Zingiber officinale cultivar Zhangliang chromosome 8A, Zo_v1.1, whole genome shotgun sequence genome, GTTAGATTAAGGTGATCCAACAAAGTTGATGATGAATCGCATCACAGGAAGTAAACTAATAAACATGTTTAAATATTTGGATGTCGAACAATTGATAGGAGGAATGACTGCAGCTGTTTATGTTCTCTTCAAAGACATTCGGTAAAAGTGAAGCTGATACCATTCGAGTGCCCTTGCGATTAACATGCATTTAAGTTACCTTAATCGGTATAATTAACCTACGCCATGTTCTCCACGCACCCACGATTTAACTTCTAATTACAATATATTTATAGGgttttttttctttaaacatgACTTACAACTAAAGGGATGATGGACTTTTGAACAATCTGTCGTAAGTACTTTTCGATTTATCCTAATGGTCGGTAGAAAATTTTCGTAAGATCGGACTGATCACCCTAGATTCGACGTTACCGAGCCTGAttgatcatttttttttactCTCGGAGTTATGATGTAGTAGTAAGGGTACTCAGTTATCTCTCAGGTATCCACGATTTGATTCCCAGCTATGAcgcatttataaaaaaatttccttcaAATGAGACTTACAACTAAGGGATGCTGACTTCTGGACCACCTGTTGTAAGTACTTTCCAATTTATTCTGATGACAAATAAAAAACTTCCATAGAACTGAACCGATAATCCCAGATTTAACATCATCCAatctaatttattattattattattattattactcttTTTTTTACATTTCtgaatatatagaaataaattaaaCTCCCACTCGCCTTTTACCTTATCAACTAAAACAAACAGAGGAGAGCACCCTGTGCTTCACCATGTAATTGTAGAACGATGAGTTCATCATCCAATCCACATTCACGCCTAGACGCTGATTCCCATGCAGTCCtttaatgatgatgatgattgaGGCTGCGTTTTCAGTGCCAGTTTCATGAGATGCCCACTGTCAATTTGTTGGGCTTCTTCCAGCTGGTTGCTACTAACAGCAGAGAAAGCTTAATCTGATGAATACAAGATAGACTAAACTGAATATAACTCTAATAACTACTGATTCACGTCTTGAATAAATGCACCAGCTAGCCACAGGAGATTAATACCGAACTTGGAGAAAGGCTGTGTATGACAAATTTATTGGACCATGGCAGGTATACAGATTGTCATGAAAAGAGCCTGGTTGATGGCAGCGATGCTCGGTTTGTTTCTCTTCTTAATGATGATCATGACAACTTACCGGCAACTTTTACACGTGATTGGACACATATCATCTCACGAGGAGAATGTGGCACTAATACTTAGCATGGTACCCTGTTTtggttaaaattaataattatcatCGCCATTGTTATTAGAAATTTATTTAGATGTACTAACTAGGTCTCAtcgaaaaaatttaatatttatgttTTTACAGAGCACAGAACGTGACAAAATGTGGCAATTGTTGATTGATTGCAAACAAAAAAAACGATGCAAATGCAGGTGTTGGAAAATGGACGGCGGATGATCTAGCTAGGCGTCTCTATACTTAAGGAGGATGGTACGCGCTTCGTTGTGGAATTTTATTTCAGATGACCCACTTGATCTTGATGTCGTCTAATTACTACTAGCCCACTAACCCTCTGTTAATGGTCGAGGGTGAAAAAATTATTTCGAGTTTCAGTTCTGTGGAGAATCTGCGTCTTCCTATTTTGGCGGATGGAGTTTTTCTCGATCTCAATCCTTTCTCTGCAGCTAATTAAGACAGTTTTCTTCCACTCAAGATTTTTAAAAGGTCAATATATATAGAAAAGGACTTTCAAAACAATATGTTCCTCATCTTTTCACCTTACCTAGCTCTTCACGATGGAGAGAGGACCTCAAGAAACTTTCCACAACCTCCTTAACGATGTCTATCACTTCAATCAATCACAGTCTATTCACCCTGTTTGCGACCTTCTCTGGAGGCAATACGAGTGATATTTTGAAATGCGATTTCACGTAGAGGACTTCCAAAAGTTCTCATGCATCTTTCTTCTggcatataatttttttatataaaaatgaaAAACTGGAAACATCGACAAACGCCTACTTTTTCTTAATTATTTATGACACTAGTCAAACAATCAATTCACAGGACCTCTAATCGCTGCTTAACACAAATTAATTATATCAGTGAGAACAAAACAAACATGCTCGAATACCTTGTTGATCTCTTCGTGAAACTCCATGGAATTCAACGACAAGTAGCATGCGCGCAGCTGTTCCAAATCTTTCCTCTCTCGGATTCTGTACTCCATGATCATCTCCATCATCGACTCCATAAAATCCCCACGTGGATTTGACGACGTCTTGACGACCACCATGCTTTCGCTCAATGCTCTTGTCCCTCGTACTGGGCTCGCAGCAGTCCTCCTCGCTATCCTTGGAGAGTTCTTCCGTCGTTGCTTAGTCCGACAACGAATCGATCCCGATCCCGAAGCCgatctcctttcttctctcttgTCAATTGTATCCTTCGTGTCATGCACCGGCACTTGTTTCTTCTTTGGCTCGGTCACTATAGGCGGAAGCTTAATCGCTGCTATTTCTAAGCCAGAAACAGAAGAATTTGGATGGACGCACAGTTCTGAATCCTTTCTTCCCATGTTCGAAGAAGATTTGGCCGTCGGAGGTTGGTCTGCGAGATCAGTGGCGGCGGGATTTCTTCCTTTGCTAGGGATGTAGGAGGAAGATCTGTTGAGGAGGTAGTCTTTCCGTTCTGTGTGTTGCAGTGGAGGTGCAGTTGCTGAATTAGTCTGCATTTTCGTAGCTCTGCCTAAAAATTTAAGCTTGTAGAGCCAAGAATTTGGTATCATACCAGATAGACGGACCCTATAATTTCCCATCTCTGATACCTACACGCTCAAAACCATGGTCAGCTACATAAGCTATGAATCTCTCTCACATTATACTAAACTACTCTCTGTTCTCTCCCTCTCTGTTGGTGTGTTGTTCTGATTGTCATTGTGGAGGTTGATATAGAAGGTGGGCAGAAGACGTGCAGAGATGAGCCATGGGAGCATAGAGGGCAAGAATGAGAAATAGACAAATTTAAAGGACAAATCGATGTTGTTTTTTCTGAAAACAACTTCCAGACGAATCGGTTCCTCATCTTTGTATCAGGAttatcataatttttaattttggaaaTGGAGATAATTATGCAGTTGATGCAGAAGAAAGAGAGTGGTCCAAAGGGACCATTCTAGGTTTCAGAagggttttgtttttttttttccttttaacatAAGGAATGTTTTCTTGGTACAAACTCACTGTAGCCGAACCGTCCCATTGTAGCATTGTAAATTGAAAACTTTCGTACGACATTGATAAAGAGAGAAATCTTCATCAAATACGCCAATCCTATGGTGCTACCTTAATGGGCTCGTCAAGCCCAGACACATTGGAGCAATGGGCTGACTGCTGAACCCAATCTGATCGCCCATTTCGTCACTTCTAAGACTTGGTAAACTTAGCCTATGAACGGGAGGTCTAATCTGGTTTAACAACAATTCGAGCTCCACTCCCTTGCTCTTCACTCAATACGTTCTATGGCATTTCCTTCTCCGTCAACTCTTTATCAAACCCCATCCACTTCAACCAACTACTGACATGCAAACACAAAGCTAATCTCACAAGGGATCGAAAGTGGCATTAAAGTAC contains:
- the LOC122010533 gene encoding transcription repressor OFP2-like, with protein sequence MQTNSATAPPLQHTERKDYLLNRSSSYIPSKGRNPAATDLADQPPTAKSSSNMGRKDSELCVHPNSSVSGLEIAAIKLPPIVTEPKKKQVPVHDTKDTIDKREERRSASGSGSIRCRTKQRRKNSPRIARRTAASPVRGTRALSESMVVVKTSSNPRGDFMESMMEMIMEYRIRERKDLEQLRACYLSLNSMEFHEEINKRLEVL